In the Criblamydia sequanensis CRIB-18 genome, one interval contains:
- a CDS encoding tautomerase family protein, whose amino-acid sequence MPLVHIHLLKGKTPKYIRNLRDGIHQALQNAWKIPSNDRFQLVSEYKKDHFHFDKTIWGVKRSDNLIAIYITSSPRTEAMKKKLYRELVKVLGESPKVRKEDIFVTIVTVGREDWSFGNGIAHLTLPSLTP is encoded by the coding sequence ATGCCATTAGTTCATATCCATTTGTTAAAAGGGAAAACACCTAAGTATATTAGAAATCTTAGAGACGGCATTCATCAAGCCCTTCAAAATGCTTGGAAAATTCCCTCGAATGATCGATTTCAACTGGTATCAGAATATAAAAAAGATCATTTTCACTTTGATAAAACCATCTGGGGTGTAAAACGATCAGATAACTTAATCGCGATTTATATCACCTCAAGCCCTCGAACGGAAGCGATGAAAAAAAAGCTCTATCGCGAGCTTGTAAAAGTTTTAGGGGAAAGCCCCAAAGTTCGAAAAGAGGACATTTTTGTCACGATTGTAACAGTTGGCCGGGAGGACTGGTCCTTCGGAAACGGAATTGCCCATTTAACCTTGCCATCTCTAACTCCTTAA